In Streptomyces capitiformicae, one genomic interval encodes:
- a CDS encoding ATP-binding protein, which yields MPGYDITEPQLRCVLPFAAAPAEVRLLRRAAAAQLAQWGLPAAADEAELVVTELATNVVRHVGEGASATLVLERRGERLRVEVHDKSRTVPTLRSAGCDEEFGRGLHLLTSLAVDWGTVLTAMGKAVWCEVEVDKVQACRRVERAVEVLETYQGVDGSAATLGRRWEVVLEESAVELIADLLHWTAARGLDPDDILDRAQMHYEAEAA from the coding sequence ATGCCTGGCTACGACATCACCGAGCCCCAACTTCGCTGTGTCCTGCCCTTCGCGGCGGCGCCGGCGGAGGTACGTCTGCTCCGCAGAGCCGCCGCTGCGCAGTTGGCGCAGTGGGGATTGCCGGCAGCTGCTGATGAGGCCGAGTTGGTCGTGACCGAACTCGCGACGAACGTCGTCAGGCACGTTGGCGAAGGGGCTTCGGCAACTTTGGTTCTTGAGCGGAGAGGTGAGCGGCTGCGCGTTGAGGTGCACGACAAGAGTCGTACGGTGCCGACTCTCAGGTCGGCGGGCTGTGACGAGGAATTTGGACGCGGCCTGCACCTCCTCACCTCTCTGGCGGTGGACTGGGGGACGGTTCTCACGGCGATGGGCAAGGCGGTCTGGTGCGAGGTCGAGGTCGACAAGGTGCAGGCGTGCCGACGGGTCGAGAGGGCTGTTGAGGTCCTGGAGACCTATCAGGGTGTCGATGGCTCTGCAGCCACTCTGGGGCGCCGTTGGGAGGTCGTGCTGGAGGAGTCGGCGGTCGAGCTGATCGCTGACCTGCTCCACTGGACGGCCGCGCGCGGCTTGGACCCGGATGACATCCTCGACCGAGCGCAGATGCATTACGAGGCGGAGGCGGCCTGA